In Perca fluviatilis chromosome 11, GENO_Pfluv_1.0, whole genome shotgun sequence, the following proteins share a genomic window:
- the nol7 gene encoding nucleolar protein 7, which translates to MAKKQRGKSASSTKTADIKQQTDHFSLMLESSDDEGPEEVTFEDSKAEALRSMKQALDTARREKEQLKEKRRKRQELFQEQKKRKLLPADVLEEIDSAPSKMQKQCQEEADEEQQEAEEDQQRKKKRKRSGKLAHARNLKGNYTVQTAKERDSASFQQQAAEDFLQSRMYGPGSCRTTSNELLSLQNKTGRNKSAAVQFVKKDWACNEKAKAEKLKKRWVHKQQIPSC; encoded by the exons ATGGCGAAGAAACAACGTGGGAAAAGCGCTTCGTCTACAAAGACGGCGGATATCAAACAACAGACAGACCATTTCAGTTTAATGCTCGAGTCCAGTGACGACGAGGGGCCCGAAGAGGTGACCTTTGAAGATTCAAAGGCTGAGGCTTTACGGAGCATGAAACAGGCGCTGGACACGGCCagaag ggaaAAAGAGCAactgaaagagaagaggaggaagagacaggAACTGTTCCAGGAGCAGAAG AAAAGAAAACTCTTACCTGCCGACGTGTTGGAGGAAATCGACTCGGCTCCTTCAAA GATGCAGAAACAGTGTCAAgaagaag ctgacgaggagcagcaggaggctGAAGAGGATCagcaaagaaagaagaaaaggaagaggAGCGGCAAACTGGCACATGCCCGGAA CCTGAAGGGAAACTACACGGTGCAGACGGCGAAGGAGCGAGACTCGGCGTCCTTCCAGCAGCAAGCGGCCGAGGACTTCCTCCAGTCCAGAATGTACGGACCAGGAAGCTGCCGGACCACGA GCAACgagctgctctccctccagAACAAGACGGGGAGGAATAAAAGCGCGGCGGTGCAGTTTGTCAAGAAAGACTGGG CCTGCAACGAGAAAGCCAAAGCAGAGAAGCTGAAGAAGAGATGGGTCCACAAGCA
- the epdr1 gene encoding LOW QUALITY PROTEIN: mammalian ependymin-related protein 1 (The sequence of the model RefSeq protein was modified relative to this genomic sequence to represent the inferred CDS: substituted 3 bases at 3 genomic stop codons), with amino-acid sequence MHRILLVFLAAAGASVLGLPRLIGSTAAGPCLAPPQWEGRWVLYDHSTGRNSRSAVSYDGLNQRLRILQQNKKHTPCQKXDPPVXSYYNNILIILYLYKDSSGPXLIIDIPNNSTFEDQYIIGGPGDNVEVQEWSDRKPARQHETWVGVYTLKDCYPVQETYVRNSSVTTSTRFFNLQLGISDPNVFIPPSTCQSARPERMAESDC; translated from the exons ATGCACCGAATATTGTTGGTGTTTCTGGCCGCTGCCGGGGCGTCTGTCCTCGGCCTCCCCAGGCTGATCGGGTCCACGGCGGCCGGGCCCTGCCTCGCCCCGCCGCAGTGGGAGGGCAGATGGGTGCTGTACGACCACAGCACCGGGAGAAACAGCCGGTCCGCCGTCTCCTACGACGGCCTGAATCAGAGGCTCCGGATCCTGCAGCAGAACAAGAAACACACCCCGTGTCAGAAGTAAGATCCGCCTGTCTAatcatattataataatatattaataatattatatctTTATA aagATAGCTCTGGTCCCTGATTGATCATCGATATCCCAAACAACTCCACCTTCGAGGACCAGTACATCATCGGAGGCCCCGGGGACAACGTGGAGGTCCAGGAGTGGTCGGACAGGAAGCCAGCGCGCCAAC ATGAGACCTGGGTGGGCGTTTACACCCTGAAGGACTGCTACCCGGTGCAGGAGACCTACGTCAGGAACAGCAGCGTCACCACCTCCACCCGCTTCTTCAACCTCCAGCTGGGCATCAGCGACCCCAACGTCTTCATCCCGCCCAGCACCTGTCAATCAGCGCGGCCCGAGAGGATGGCCGAGTCCGACTGCTGA